In Gordonia iterans, the following proteins share a genomic window:
- a CDS encoding NAD(P)H-quinone dehydrogenase yields the protein MARIVIIGGGPAGYEAALAGAAYGADITLIDSDGVGGACVLWDCVPSKTFIASTGIRTEVRKASDLGIDIDLSAATVTLPTIHQRVRDLAFAQSADIRSRLVSEGIRIVNGRAALSEVQPGVGAHRVIATLPDGGTETLEGDVVLIATGASPRELPSAKPDGERILSWRQLIDLDELPEHLVVVGSGVTGAEFVHAYTELGVKVTLVSSRDRVLPHEDEDAALVLEEAFAERGVSLIKHARAERVTRRGDEVTVDLADGQTVTGSHVLMTVGSTPNTANLGLDAAGVKVDRGGYITVDRVSRTSVPGIYAAGDCTGVLPLASVAAMQGRVAMYHSLGEGVSPIRLKTVSSAIFTRPEIATVGVSQKAIDAGEYPARTVMLPLATNPRGKMSGLRRGFVKIFCRPATGVVIGGVIVAPNASELILPIALAVENKLQVSDLANTFSVYPSLSGSITEAARQLVRHDDLD from the coding sequence GTGGCACGGATCGTGATCATCGGCGGCGGTCCCGCCGGCTACGAGGCGGCGCTGGCCGGTGCGGCCTACGGCGCCGACATCACCCTCATCGACAGCGACGGCGTCGGCGGCGCCTGTGTGCTGTGGGACTGCGTGCCCAGCAAGACGTTCATCGCGTCGACCGGCATCCGCACCGAGGTTCGCAAGGCATCCGACCTCGGCATCGACATCGACTTGTCCGCGGCGACGGTCACCCTGCCGACGATTCACCAGCGCGTCCGGGATCTCGCGTTCGCGCAGTCGGCCGACATCCGGTCACGGCTCGTCAGTGAGGGAATCCGGATCGTCAACGGCCGGGCGGCGCTGTCGGAGGTACAGCCGGGGGTCGGCGCCCACCGGGTGATCGCGACCCTCCCGGACGGCGGCACAGAAACCCTGGAGGGCGACGTCGTGTTGATCGCGACGGGCGCCTCGCCGCGCGAACTGCCCTCGGCCAAGCCCGACGGCGAACGGATCCTCAGCTGGCGGCAGCTGATCGACCTCGACGAACTCCCCGAGCATCTGGTGGTGGTCGGCTCCGGTGTGACCGGCGCGGAGTTCGTCCACGCCTACACCGAGTTGGGCGTCAAGGTGACTCTCGTGTCCAGTCGCGACCGGGTGCTGCCGCACGAGGACGAGGACGCCGCACTGGTGCTGGAGGAGGCATTCGCCGAGCGGGGCGTCTCGCTGATCAAGCATGCGCGCGCCGAGCGCGTGACCCGCCGCGGCGACGAGGTGACCGTCGACCTGGCCGACGGCCAGACCGTGACCGGCTCGCACGTGCTCATGACGGTCGGTTCCACTCCCAACACCGCGAACCTGGGGCTCGATGCAGCCGGGGTCAAGGTGGACCGGGGCGGCTACATCACCGTCGATCGGGTGTCGCGCACCTCCGTGCCGGGCATCTACGCCGCGGGCGACTGCACCGGGGTGCTGCCGCTGGCCTCGGTGGCGGCCATGCAGGGGCGTGTCGCCATGTACCACTCGCTGGGCGAGGGGGTGAGCCCGATCCGCTTGAAGACGGTCTCGTCGGCGATCTTCACTCGCCCGGAGATCGCGACCGTCGGCGTCTCGCAGAAGGCGATCGACGCGGGGGAGTACCCGGCGCGCACCGTGATGCTTCCGCTCGCCACCAACCCGCGCGGCAAGATGAGCGGGCTGCGGCGCGGCTTCGTCAAGATCTTCTGCCGTCCGGCGACCGGTGTGGTGATCGGGGGCGTGATCGTCGCACCGAACGCCTCCGAACTGATCCTGCCCATCGCTCTCGCGGTGGAGAACAAGCTTCAAGTGTCCGACCTGGCGAACACCTTCTCGGTGTACCCGTCGCTGTCCGGGTCGATCACCGAGGCGGCGCGACAGCTTGTGCGGCACGACGACCTCGACTGA
- a CDS encoding MFS transporter produces MCGTTTSTDGRVGRWRELFDHDHRAPVVVLAGGIGLFATNTYVTVSLLPSAVREIGGERLYAWTMTIFVVAAVVSSMLVSRALGRWGGRAAYLAGFGVFAAGTAVAAAAPSMPVMLVGRGIQGLAAGLLAGLGFAVLRLVLPERLWQRAIALMSAMWGVGNLLGPIIGGAFAQFGIWRGAFVLMSVIAAGLAALTVRALPARTRDPDDGGGVPWLALLLLAAATLLVSVASIASARAAIALLLVAALGLAVLFVVRERTGPRARARVLPLSVYRGPSPLRWIYLAIGVMTLASTIETFVPLFGQELGGMSPLAAGLLGAAISWGWTVASIGSSSIVGERGRRAVQVAGPVCVSAGFVGYGALQLAGPSGPVLYGWFAALFVAGCGIGMAMAHWLTSGLRLSEGGAGRSQVPAGMNTVQLIATAFGSALAGLLVALGGPDLLGSARVLSFGYALIGVAGVAIALREFTVARRYRARLAAEQSGPRS; encoded by the coding sequence TTGTGCGGCACGACGACCTCGACTGACGGTCGCGTCGGGCGCTGGCGCGAGCTGTTCGACCACGACCATCGCGCACCGGTGGTGGTGCTGGCCGGCGGCATCGGGTTGTTCGCCACCAACACCTATGTGACGGTGAGCCTGCTGCCCAGCGCGGTCCGCGAGATCGGCGGCGAGCGGCTGTACGCGTGGACGATGACGATCTTCGTCGTCGCCGCGGTGGTCAGCTCGATGCTGGTGAGCCGGGCGCTCGGCCGGTGGGGCGGCCGGGCGGCGTATCTGGCGGGGTTCGGCGTATTCGCGGCGGGCACCGCGGTGGCCGCCGCGGCGCCCAGCATGCCGGTGATGCTGGTAGGCCGGGGCATTCAGGGTCTGGCAGCCGGTCTGCTGGCCGGGCTGGGCTTCGCGGTGCTCCGGCTGGTGCTGCCCGAGCGCCTGTGGCAGCGCGCCATCGCGTTGATGTCGGCGATGTGGGGCGTGGGCAATCTGCTGGGGCCGATCATCGGCGGCGCGTTCGCGCAGTTCGGCATCTGGCGGGGCGCGTTCGTGCTGATGTCGGTGATCGCGGCCGGACTGGCCGCGCTGACTGTGCGTGCGCTGCCGGCGCGCACTCGCGACCCGGACGACGGCGGCGGCGTCCCGTGGCTCGCGCTGCTGCTGCTCGCGGCCGCCACACTGTTGGTGAGCGTGGCGTCGATCGCCTCGGCGCGGGCCGCGATCGCCCTGCTCCTGGTCGCGGCGCTGGGGCTGGCGGTCCTGTTCGTCGTGCGCGAGCGGACGGGACCGCGTGCGCGGGCGCGGGTGTTGCCGCTGTCGGTGTACCGCGGGCCTTCGCCGCTGCGGTGGATCTACCTGGCGATCGGGGTGATGACCCTCGCGTCGACCATCGAGACCTTTGTGCCGCTCTTCGGTCAGGAGCTCGGAGGGATGTCGCCGCTGGCGGCCGGACTGCTCGGGGCGGCGATCTCGTGGGGCTGGACGGTCGCCTCGATCGGCAGCTCCAGCATCGTCGGGGAACGGGGCAGGCGGGCGGTCCAGGTGGCCGGCCCGGTGTGCGTGTCGGCCGGGTTCGTCGGGTACGGCGCCCTGCAGCTCGCCGGACCGTCGGGGCCGGTGCTCTACGGGTGGTTCGCGGCCCTGTTCGTGGCCGGATGCGGCATCGGCATGGCGATGGCGCACTGGCTCACGTCGGGACTGCGGCTCTCGGAGGGCGGGGCCGGCCGGTCGCAGGTGCCCGCCGGGATGAACACCGTGCAGCTGATCGCGACGGCGTTCGGTTCGGCGCTGGCCGGACTGCTGGTCGCGCTCGGCGGTCCGGACTTGCTCGGCTCGGCCCGCGTGCTCAGCTTCGGCTACGCGCTGATCGGGGTGGCGGGGGTGGCGATCGCCCTCCGCGAGTTCACGGTGGCGCGGCGATATCGGGCACGACTCGCGGCAGAGCAGAGCGGCCCCCGGTCGTGA
- a CDS encoding DNA-formamidopyrimidine glycosylase family protein, which yields MPEGDTVYRAAHRLNEALAGSTLLRSDFRVPTLATKDLSGARVESARAVGKHLFVDLAGTTGSTLSIHSHLMMDGAWHVYRPGEKWRRPGFTARVVLRTEDVEAVGFDLGILELTADPDAAVAHLGPDLLGPDWDAEAATANLAAQPDRPIGLALLDQRNLAGVGNIYRSELCFLAGVHPETPAGAVDLGGMVATAHGLLQANALHAFRSTTGDRRRGRELWVYGRDRRPCRRCGSGIVRGSLGPARGPAGERVTYRCPRCQPPYTG from the coding sequence ATGCCTGAGGGCGACACCGTCTACCGCGCCGCGCACCGGCTGAACGAAGCGCTGGCCGGAAGCACCTTGCTCCGCAGCGACTTCCGGGTGCCGACGCTGGCGACGAAAGACCTGTCGGGAGCCCGCGTCGAGTCCGCGCGCGCCGTCGGCAAGCACCTGTTCGTCGACCTCGCCGGGACCACCGGCTCGACGCTCTCGATCCATTCTCACCTGATGATGGACGGCGCCTGGCACGTCTACCGTCCCGGCGAGAAGTGGCGTCGACCCGGGTTCACCGCCCGGGTCGTCCTGCGGACCGAGGACGTCGAGGCGGTCGGTTTCGACCTGGGGATCCTGGAGTTGACCGCGGACCCGGACGCCGCGGTCGCCCACCTGGGGCCGGACCTGCTCGGTCCGGACTGGGATGCGGAGGCGGCCACGGCGAACCTCGCCGCGCAGCCGGACCGTCCGATCGGTCTCGCGCTGCTGGATCAGCGCAATCTCGCGGGAGTCGGGAACATCTACCGGAGCGAGCTCTGCTTCCTCGCCGGCGTCCACCCGGAGACGCCGGCCGGCGCGGTGGACCTGGGCGGCATGGTCGCCACCGCGCACGGCCTGCTGCAGGCGAACGCGCTGCACGCGTTCCGGTCGACGACGGGCGACCGCCGTCGCGGACGCGAACTCTGGGTGTACGGCCGGGACCGCCGCCCGTGCCGGCGGTGCGGCTCGGGGATCGTGCGGGGCTCCCTCGGCCCGGCGCGAGGTCCGGCCGGCGAGCGGGTGACCTACCGGTGCCCGCGGTGTCAGCCGCCCTACACCGGGTAG
- a CDS encoding pyridoxamine 5'-phosphate oxidase family protein, with amino-acid sequence MEPISILDADQCWNLLSESVFGRLALSVDGEPEIFPINAYAADGTVLFRTGEGTKLSEIAVNGRVAFETDGFTSKIGWSVVAKGTARILTGTSEIAEADKLPLKPWVPTLKMNYVVIDVEEITGRRFKFGPEPDRYPV; translated from the coding sequence ATGGAGCCGATCAGCATCCTGGATGCCGACCAGTGTTGGAACCTGCTGTCCGAGAGCGTCTTCGGGCGGCTCGCGCTCAGCGTCGACGGTGAGCCGGAGATCTTCCCGATCAACGCCTACGCCGCCGACGGCACGGTGCTGTTCCGCACGGGGGAGGGCACCAAGCTCTCGGAGATCGCGGTCAACGGCCGCGTCGCGTTCGAGACGGACGGCTTCACCAGCAAGATCGGTTGGAGTGTGGTGGCCAAGGGCACCGCTCGCATCCTCACCGGCACCTCCGAGATCGCCGAGGCCGACAAGCTGCCCCTGAAGCCGTGGGTGCCGACGCTCAAGATGAACTACGTGGTGATCGACGTCGAGGAGATCACCGGCCGCCGCTTCAAGTTCGGCCCCGAGCCCGACCGCTACCCGGTGTAG
- a CDS encoding ArsR/SmtB family transcription factor, which yields MTEDDEDRADALFHALSDRTRRDILRRVLAGEHSVTALAEKYDMSFAAVQKHVAVLEKAGLLTKRRSGRQQLASGDVAAVRSVQTMLGDLEQIWRGRIARVDELLAVESPDR from the coding sequence GTGACCGAGGACGACGAGGACAGAGCGGACGCACTGTTCCACGCCCTCTCCGACCGGACCCGCCGCGACATCCTGCGGCGCGTCCTGGCCGGCGAGCACTCGGTCACCGCGCTGGCGGAGAAGTACGACATGAGCTTCGCAGCGGTACAGAAGCACGTCGCCGTGCTGGAGAAGGCCGGACTGCTGACCAAACGTCGCAGCGGCCGGCAGCAACTGGCCTCCGGAGACGTCGCCGCTGTGCGTTCGGTACAGACGATGCTCGGCGACCTGGAACAGATCTGGCGCGGCCGGATCGCCCGGGTCGACGAGTTACTGGCCGTCGAATCACCCGATCGCTGA
- a CDS encoding amidohydrolase: MTGGPYPAARPEISAWLEQNLDQVISWRREIHAAPELSRAEFATTAKVVDVLSGAGLNPVVLPAGTGVVCDLGPADRPRIGLRADLDALPVPEQTGLPFSSRVEGVSHSCGHDAHAAILMGVGCLLAGVEHELPFSARLIFQAAEEVMPGGALDAIDAGVTDGLARIYALHCDPHLQVGTVGLRAGALTSAADRIEVHLHGPGGHTSRPHLTSDLVYAMGVLITGLPGILARRVDPRSGTVMSWGAVHSGDAPNAIPQEGRMRGTVRTGDHAVWEELEPLVRSIVGELVAPLGVSYDLTYVRGVPPVVNDDLSIGLLRRSVAAIDPAAEVDTPQSPGGEDFAWYLEHVPGAMARLGVWPGVGPQCDLHQPNFDVDERALGIGVATLAGVILDGDLGG; the protein is encoded by the coding sequence ATGACCGGTGGTCCGTACCCCGCCGCGCGTCCGGAGATCAGCGCCTGGCTGGAGCAGAACCTGGACCAGGTGATCTCCTGGCGCCGGGAGATCCACGCCGCGCCGGAGTTGTCGCGGGCCGAGTTCGCGACCACGGCGAAGGTGGTGGACGTGCTGAGCGGCGCCGGACTGAACCCGGTGGTGCTCCCGGCCGGCACCGGGGTGGTGTGCGACTTGGGACCGGCCGACCGCCCGCGCATCGGGTTGCGGGCCGACCTCGACGCGCTGCCGGTGCCCGAGCAGACCGGACTGCCCTTCTCCTCGCGCGTCGAGGGCGTCTCGCACTCGTGCGGGCACGACGCCCACGCCGCGATCCTGATGGGCGTCGGCTGTCTGCTGGCCGGGGTGGAACACGAGCTCCCGTTCAGCGCCAGGCTGATCTTCCAAGCCGCGGAGGAGGTGATGCCGGGCGGCGCGCTCGACGCGATCGACGCCGGCGTGACCGACGGTCTGGCCCGCATCTACGCGCTGCATTGTGATCCGCACCTGCAGGTGGGCACCGTGGGCCTGCGGGCCGGCGCGCTCACCTCCGCCGCCGACCGGATCGAGGTGCACCTGCACGGCCCGGGCGGGCACACTTCCCGCCCGCATCTCACCTCGGACCTGGTGTACGCGATGGGAGTGCTGATCACCGGGCTTCCGGGCATCCTCGCGCGGCGCGTCGACCCGCGCTCGGGCACCGTGATGAGCTGGGGCGCCGTCCATTCCGGCGATGCGCCCAACGCCATCCCGCAGGAGGGCCGGATGCGCGGCACCGTCCGCACCGGCGACCACGCAGTCTGGGAGGAGCTCGAACCCCTGGTCCGCAGCATCGTCGGCGAACTGGTCGCGCCGCTCGGGGTGAGCTACGACCTCACGTACGTGCGCGGCGTGCCGCCGGTGGTGAACGACGATCTGAGCATCGGGCTGTTACGCCGGTCGGTCGCCGCGATCGATCCGGCCGCCGAGGTCGACACCCCGCAGTCGCCGGGCGGCGAGGACTTCGCGTGGTATCTCGAGCACGTTCCGGGCGCGATGGCGCGGCTGGGCGTGTGGCCGGGTGTCGGGCCGCAGTGTGACCTGCACCAGCCGAACTTCGACGTCGACGAGCGTGCGTTGGGCATCGGCGTCGCCACCCTCGCCGGCGTGATCCTGGACGGAGACCTGGGCGGCTGA
- a CDS encoding gamma-glutamylcyclotransferase, translated as MPLYAAYASNMDPAQMLQRAPHSPMSSTGWLHGWRLTFAGDDIGWEGSLATVTEDRECPDSKVFVVLYDVPPEDEANLDRWEGTELGVHRKIRARVETADGPVLAWLYVIDGYEGGLPSARYLGVMADAAEIAGAPADYVQRLRLHEARNVGPGPDEPMDNQG; from the coding sequence GTGCCTCTCTATGCCGCCTACGCGTCGAACATGGATCCCGCTCAGATGCTGCAGCGGGCGCCGCACTCGCCGATGTCGTCCACCGGCTGGCTGCACGGGTGGCGGTTGACGTTCGCCGGCGACGACATCGGCTGGGAGGGCTCGCTGGCCACCGTCACCGAGGACCGCGAATGTCCCGACTCGAAGGTCTTCGTCGTGCTGTACGACGTCCCGCCCGAGGACGAGGCGAACCTGGACCGCTGGGAGGGCACCGAACTCGGGGTGCACCGGAAGATCCGCGCCCGAGTCGAGACCGCGGACGGACCGGTATTGGCGTGGCTGTACGTGATCGACGGCTACGAGGGCGGCCTGCCGTCGGCGCGCTACCTCGGCGTGATGGCCGACGCCGCGGAGATCGCGGGTGCCCCCGCCGACTACGTCCAGCGGCTGCGGCTGCACGAGGCCCGCAACGTCGGGCCCGGCCCCGACGAGCCGATGGACAACCAGGGCTGA
- the glpK gene encoding glycerol kinase GlpK, whose protein sequence is MTIPTDSRSHRYVAAIDQGTTSTRAILFDHRGQAVASEQVEHRQIFPRAGWVEHDPMEIWRNTRRVSASVLASAQVTTGEIAACGITNQRETTVVWDRTTGEPVYHAIVWQDTRTAELCEELGGGEGPDRFRAKTGLPLSTYFAGPKARWILDHVDGARERAERGDLAFGTIDSWLAWNMTGGVDGGKHLTDVTNASRTLLMNLHTLDWDPELCDAIGIPMSMLPQITSSSAVLASLRTRGSFPDVPLGGILGDQQAATFGQACLSPGEAKNTYGTGNFLLLNTGTEPVFSDHGLLTTVCYRLGDEPARYALEGSIAVTGSLVQWLRDNLGLIGRAADVEALAAQAEDNGGVYFVPAFSGLFAPRWRPDARGVIVGLTRFADKRHIARAVLEASAYQTREVIEAMEADSGVALTTLKVDGGMVMNDLLMQFQSDVLGVPVVRPQVTETTALGAAYAAGLAVGFWESPEDIRTNWAEGKRWTPTMPDDERERLFAGWNRAVTHSFDLA, encoded by the coding sequence GTGACGATCCCCACCGATTCCCGCAGCCACCGCTACGTCGCCGCCATCGACCAGGGAACCACCTCGACCCGCGCCATCCTGTTCGACCACCGGGGGCAAGCCGTCGCCAGCGAGCAGGTGGAGCACAGGCAGATCTTTCCCCGCGCGGGCTGGGTGGAGCACGACCCGATGGAGATCTGGCGCAACACCCGGCGAGTGTCGGCCTCCGTGCTCGCGTCGGCGCAGGTGACCACGGGCGAGATCGCCGCCTGCGGCATCACCAACCAGCGCGAGACCACGGTCGTCTGGGACCGCACGACCGGCGAACCGGTCTACCACGCGATCGTCTGGCAGGACACCCGCACCGCCGAGTTGTGTGAGGAACTGGGCGGCGGCGAGGGACCCGATCGCTTCCGCGCGAAGACCGGGCTGCCGCTGTCCACGTACTTCGCCGGCCCGAAGGCGCGCTGGATCCTCGACCACGTCGACGGGGCCCGCGAGCGCGCCGAGCGCGGCGATCTCGCGTTCGGCACCATCGACAGCTGGCTGGCCTGGAACATGACCGGCGGGGTCGACGGCGGCAAGCATCTGACCGACGTCACCAACGCCTCGCGCACGCTCCTGATGAACCTGCACACACTGGACTGGGATCCCGAACTCTGCGACGCGATCGGCATCCCGATGTCGATGCTTCCGCAGATCACCTCCAGTTCCGCGGTGCTCGCCTCCCTGCGGACCCGCGGTTCGTTCCCGGACGTCCCGCTCGGCGGAATCCTGGGCGATCAGCAGGCCGCCACCTTCGGCCAGGCGTGCCTGTCCCCCGGCGAGGCCAAGAACACCTACGGGACCGGAAACTTCCTGCTCCTGAACACCGGCACCGAGCCCGTCTTCAGCGATCACGGCCTGCTCACCACCGTCTGCTACCGGTTGGGCGACGAGCCGGCCCGCTACGCACTCGAGGGCTCGATCGCGGTCACCGGATCCCTGGTGCAATGGCTGCGCGACAATCTGGGGTTGATCGGCCGCGCCGCCGACGTCGAAGCACTCGCCGCCCAGGCCGAGGACAACGGCGGGGTGTACTTCGTCCCCGCCTTCTCGGGTCTCTTCGCTCCGCGGTGGCGACCGGACGCCCGTGGCGTGATCGTCGGCCTGACCCGATTCGCCGACAAGCGGCACATCGCCCGCGCCGTCCTGGAAGCCAGCGCCTACCAGACCCGAGAGGTGATCGAGGCGATGGAGGCCGACTCCGGCGTCGCGCTGACCACGCTCAAGGTGGACGGCGGCATGGTGATGAACGACCTGCTCATGCAGTTTCAGTCCGACGTCCTCGGCGTCCCGGTGGTCCGCCCGCAAGTCACCGAGACCACCGCCCTCGGCGCGGCCTACGCCGCCGGGCTGGCCGTCGGCTTCTGGGAGAGCCCGGAGGACATCCGCACCAACTGGGCCGAGGGCAAGCGCTGGACGCCGACGATGCCCGACGACGAGCGCGAGCGCCTCTTCGCCGGCTGGAATCGCGCCGTCACCCATTCCTTCGACCTCGCCTGA
- the glpD gene encoding glycerol-3-phosphate dehydrogenase, protein MSSEYNEERPAVFGPAQRAEAWRRLGEEQFDLVVIGGGVTGVGTALDAATRGLRVALVEARDIASGTSSRSSKMFHGGLRYLEQLEFGLVREALRERELSLSLLAPHLVKPLPFLFPITKRFWERPYIAAGLFLYDRMGGAKSVPGQQHVSRAGAHRIAPSLRRGALVGGIRYHDTVVDDARHSLTLARTAAQYGAVVRTSTQAVGFLKEGDRITGVELRDSETGATTRVRAHSVVNAAGVWTDEVQHLSGQRGHFRVRASKGVHIVVPRDRIVSETAIILRTANSVLFVIPWETHWIIGTTDTDWNLDLAHPAATRADIDYILERVNAELVTPLTHDDIEGVYAGLRPLLAGEDEASSALSREHAVAAVAPGLISIAGGKYTTYRVMGADAVDAAAEFIPDRVGKSVTERVPLLGADGYFALVNQCEHLGEHYGLHPYRVRRLLNRYGSLLDEVLGLAADDPSLLAPIATAPQYLRVEAVYAAEYEGALHLEDVLARRTRIAIEYSHRGADCAREVADLIAPILGWTDEKREWEIENYCARVAAEIESQRQPDDESADALRVAAPEARREILEPVPAPE, encoded by the coding sequence GTGTCGAGCGAATACAATGAGGAGCGCCCTGCGGTTTTCGGGCCCGCCCAGCGGGCCGAGGCGTGGCGGCGACTGGGCGAGGAACAGTTCGACCTCGTCGTGATCGGCGGCGGCGTCACCGGTGTCGGCACGGCGCTGGATGCGGCGACTCGCGGACTGCGGGTGGCCCTCGTCGAAGCGCGCGACATCGCCTCGGGGACGTCGAGCCGCTCGTCGAAGATGTTCCACGGCGGTCTGCGCTACCTTGAACAACTGGAGTTCGGGCTGGTGCGCGAGGCGCTGCGCGAGCGGGAGCTCTCCCTGAGCCTGCTGGCCCCGCACCTGGTGAAGCCCCTGCCGTTCCTGTTCCCGATCACCAAACGGTTCTGGGAACGCCCCTACATCGCCGCCGGGCTGTTCCTCTACGACCGGATGGGCGGCGCCAAGTCTGTGCCCGGGCAGCAGCACGTCTCGCGGGCGGGAGCGCACCGCATCGCACCGAGCCTGCGCCGCGGCGCCCTGGTCGGCGGCATCCGCTACCACGACACGGTGGTCGACGACGCCCGCCACAGCCTCACACTCGCCCGGACCGCCGCACAGTACGGCGCGGTGGTCCGCACGTCGACGCAGGCCGTCGGCTTTCTCAAGGAGGGCGACCGCATCACGGGAGTCGAGCTGCGCGACAGCGAGACCGGTGCGACCACCCGGGTGCGCGCGCACAGCGTCGTCAACGCCGCGGGCGTCTGGACCGACGAGGTGCAGCACCTCTCCGGTCAGCGCGGGCACTTCCGGGTGCGGGCCTCCAAGGGTGTGCACATCGTGGTGCCGCGCGACCGGATCGTCAGCGAGACCGCGATCATTCTGCGCACCGCGAACTCCGTGCTGTTCGTGATTCCGTGGGAGACGCATTGGATCATCGGCACCACCGACACCGACTGGAACCTCGACCTGGCACACCCGGCGGCCACACGGGCGGACATCGACTACATCCTCGAGCGGGTCAACGCCGAGTTGGTGACACCCTTGACACACGACGACATCGAGGGCGTCTACGCAGGTCTGCGCCCGCTGCTGGCCGGTGAAGACGAGGCATCGTCGGCGCTGTCCCGCGAGCATGCGGTCGCCGCGGTGGCGCCGGGCCTGATCTCGATCGCCGGCGGAAAGTACACCACGTATCGGGTGATGGGCGCCGATGCCGTGGACGCCGCCGCGGAGTTCATTCCTGACCGGGTCGGCAAGTCCGTGACCGAACGGGTCCCGTTGCTCGGCGCCGACGGCTACTTCGCCCTGGTGAACCAGTGCGAGCACCTCGGCGAACACTACGGCCTGCACCCGTACCGGGTACGGCGCCTGCTGAACCGCTACGGATCCCTGCTCGACGAGGTGCTGGGCCTTGCTGCCGACGATCCGTCGTTGCTGGCGCCGATCGCGACCGCACCGCAGTACCTGCGGGTGGAAGCCGTCTACGCCGCCGAGTACGAGGGCGCCCTGCACCTGGAAGACGTGCTGGCCCGCCGGACCCGCATCGCGATCGAGTACAGCCACCGTGGCGCCGACTGCGCCCGCGAAGTGGCCGACCTCATCGCCCCGATCCTCGGCTGGACCGACGAGAAGCGCGAGTGGGAGATCGAGAACTACTGCGCGCGCGTCGCTGCTGAGATCGAGTCGCAGCGCCAGCCGGACGACGAATCGGCCGACGCCTTGCGTGTGGCCGCACCCGAAGCCCGTCGCGAGATCCTCGAGCCGGTCCCCGCGCCCGAGTAG
- a CDS encoding SRPBCC family protein has translation MPVIAATPDLDALTLTITAEFAAPVDRVWDVYADPRKLERIWGPPGYPATFVEHSLPPGSRCTYYMTGPDGEKFGGWWQITAVDAPRSFEFDDGFADADLNPVADMPVSKNVYAFTENDGVTRAVFTSTYADAAGLQQVLDMGVVEGASAAINQIDALLAA, from the coding sequence ATGCCCGTCATCGCCGCCACCCCCGATCTCGACGCCCTCACCCTGACCATCACCGCGGAGTTCGCCGCCCCGGTCGACCGGGTCTGGGACGTCTACGCCGACCCGCGCAAGCTGGAGCGCATCTGGGGCCCGCCCGGATACCCGGCCACGTTCGTCGAGCACTCGCTGCCCCCCGGCTCGCGCTGCACGTACTACATGACCGGACCCGACGGCGAGAAGTTCGGCGGCTGGTGGCAGATCACCGCCGTCGACGCGCCCCGCTCGTTCGAGTTCGACGACGGCTTCGCCGACGCGGACCTCAATCCGGTCGCCGACATGCCGGTCTCGAAGAACGTGTACGCCTTCACCGAGAACGACGGCGTCACCCGCGCCGTGTTCACCTCCACCTACGCCGACGCCGCGGGCCTGCAGCAGGTACTCGACATGGGCGTCGTCGAGGGCGCCAGCGCCGCGATCAACCAGATCGACGCGCTCCTGGCCGCCTGA